The Lonsdalea populi genome window below encodes:
- the fliQ gene encoding flagellar biosynthesis protein FliQ: MTPESVMALGNEAMKVALALAAPLLMAALVTGLIVSILQAATQINEMTLSFIPKILAVFLTIIIAGPWMLGLFLDYMRTLFSNLPNMIG; this comes from the coding sequence ATGACTCCTGAGTCGGTCATGGCGTTAGGCAATGAAGCAATGAAAGTGGCGCTGGCTTTAGCCGCGCCTTTGTTGATGGCTGCGCTGGTTACCGGGCTGATCGTGAGTATTTTGCAGGCGGCCACGCAGATAAACGAAATGACGCTGTCCTTTATCCCTAAGATCTTGGCCGTCTTCCTGACGATCATCATTGCCGGTCCCTGGATGCTCGGACTGTTTCTTGACTACATGCGTACCTTGTTTAGCAATCTGCCCAACATGATCGGCTAA
- the fliR gene encoding flagellar biosynthetic protein FliR, protein MINLTSADIYYWLNQFFWPFIRLMALISTAPVLNEKEITTKVKIGLGLLATFLIGPHLTITPVPVFSAEGLWLLVKQILIGMCIGFTMQLAFATFRMAGEVIGLQMGLSFATFFDPSGGPNMPVLARFLNLLAMLLFLAFDGHLWLISILADSFHVIPIDTSPIDTNVFYSIARAGSLIFINGLMLALPLVTLLLVLNLALGLLNRMTPQLSVFVIGFPVTLTVGIMTIGTLMTLIPQFAEHLFSEFFDMIATLVTNFNL, encoded by the coding sequence ATGATTAATCTCACCAGCGCCGATATCTATTACTGGCTCAACCAATTCTTCTGGCCTTTTATACGCCTGATGGCGCTTATTTCCACGGCTCCGGTACTGAACGAAAAAGAAATCACCACCAAGGTCAAAATTGGTTTGGGCCTGCTGGCAACGTTCTTGATTGGCCCGCATCTGACCATCACACCGGTTCCCGTTTTCTCCGCCGAAGGGCTTTGGCTGTTGGTCAAACAGATATTGATCGGCATGTGTATCGGTTTCACGATGCAGCTGGCGTTCGCCACCTTTCGTATGGCCGGGGAAGTGATTGGGTTACAGATGGGGCTGTCTTTCGCGACGTTCTTCGATCCGTCCGGCGGTCCGAACATGCCGGTGCTGGCGCGCTTTCTCAATCTGCTGGCCATGCTGTTGTTTCTGGCGTTTGATGGACACCTGTGGCTGATCTCTATACTCGCCGATAGTTTTCATGTGATTCCGATCGATACCTCCCCCATCGATACCAATGTCTTCTATTCTATTGCACGAGCAGGCAGTCTTATCTTTATTAACGGTCTGATGCTGGCGTTGCCGTTGGTGACGCTGTTGCTGGTCCTCAACCTGGCGCTCGGGCTGCTGAACCGAATGACGCCGCAGCTGTCCGTGTTTGTTATCGGTTTCCCCGTGACGCTGACGGTGGGGATTATGACCATAGGTACTTTGATGACGCTGATACCTCAATTCGCCGAGCATCTTTTTAGCGAGTTTTTCGATATGATTGCCACGTTGGTGACGAACTTTAACCTTTAG